One genomic segment of Mesoterricola silvestris includes these proteins:
- a CDS encoding TonB-dependent receptor, whose amino-acid sequence MLLTPLACLTVAQAQVSQTTGAVRGTVLNHQKAPVPAATVVVRNVETGYSQTAVTGAKGDFQLPLLPTGAYDITFTAKGMKTLKDLKVRVTLGNATTVNPVMDSEEVGATVSVVATTTDIDPSRTVTMTQVDQKLVEQVPLVSRNFTDMARLTPGVTAGQGSGGTPRLIVEGGRQIFNAVQIDGASNNSAFFNEQRGGVYTPFIFGADTIKELQVVTNGYDVQYGQAGATINAITKGGTNEFTGTALYEMRKTSWSAAPKGVPYDPAGTFNTPINLQRFNDSTNINFNVGGPIIKDKLYYFLGVERFHKSITSNPIPTPITAAAGMSQADFDRMYASRLGHIVTNKSGLTLDDEFGNPGQRIAAHPYPMENTNTVYFARLDYSLNANHRFVLRTNYQNMTDTLTNTSAVPNNAESNNIPTRVQSISWVLEANDIWTSELFTESRIQFAREARPMTGNAFPGTPSISIPQSTSFMAFGTKTSTPRESNELTTQFYTSTTWNRGDWQVKGGLDLTKVDEDNQFFQNNAGAWNFGTYGSAADWANGVLSSTVNNGSVQYNGAVSAYNGRIPMTTKWASVFGQAQYSGLLDHRLLLTAGFRTLSQSFSDNPHPNPNFQGLDQGMGGHTIDPRFAFSFDVDGKGRTVVRGGLGYFTSPTPLLLHSNTMTGNGQIITNYSFTLNRANATNLALFNSGLLSANNVIGSTANMRKLTDAELATLASGTAFTAGSSPTSLWDPTNKLSRSRKISVGVEHDLGNNLTVGLTASYVNYYNLQRFENINLTQTGGTPYNDGYTPGINVWSTATRPGTATIRGRVVNFGKGSVVPGNPVGGFSDVYLVKADGYGFYRGLSASIKKTWAENLGVLANVTWSKAQDTGSFERGTYTSSGNYSSELGASLTPDPQDVGSNFGYGDSDRRWVANVVAYFPIVLGIEGSVRGLFNTGLPFTAYDARNLNGDGMINKIYAGHVRNDMRQPNYTQFDVRLSRTFQVYKQLRLQGIIDVYNLFNKADFQVPTGNYQAVTSAGLPSASFGQLATVDKNRTREMQIGIKAIW is encoded by the coding sequence TTGCTTCTGACTCCGCTTGCCTGTTTGACCGTCGCCCAGGCCCAGGTGAGCCAGACCACCGGCGCCGTCCGCGGCACCGTCCTCAACCACCAGAAGGCGCCCGTCCCCGCCGCCACCGTCGTGGTGCGCAACGTCGAGACGGGGTACAGCCAGACCGCGGTCACCGGCGCCAAGGGCGACTTCCAGCTGCCCCTCCTGCCCACGGGCGCCTATGACATCACCTTCACCGCCAAGGGCATGAAGACCCTCAAGGACCTCAAGGTCCGGGTCACCCTGGGCAACGCCACCACGGTGAACCCGGTCATGGATTCGGAGGAAGTGGGCGCCACGGTCTCCGTGGTGGCCACCACCACCGACATCGACCCCAGCCGCACCGTCACCATGACCCAGGTGGACCAGAAGCTCGTGGAGCAGGTGCCCCTGGTGAGCCGCAACTTCACGGACATGGCCCGCCTCACGCCGGGCGTCACCGCCGGCCAGGGTTCGGGCGGCACTCCCCGCCTCATCGTGGAAGGCGGCCGCCAGATCTTCAACGCGGTGCAGATCGACGGCGCCTCCAACAACTCCGCCTTCTTCAACGAGCAGCGCGGCGGCGTCTACACGCCCTTCATCTTCGGCGCGGACACCATCAAGGAACTGCAGGTGGTCACCAACGGCTACGACGTGCAGTACGGCCAGGCCGGGGCCACCATCAACGCCATCACCAAGGGCGGCACCAACGAATTCACCGGCACCGCCCTCTACGAGATGCGCAAGACCAGCTGGTCCGCGGCCCCCAAGGGCGTCCCCTACGATCCCGCGGGCACCTTCAACACCCCCATCAACCTGCAGCGCTTCAACGACTCCACGAACATCAACTTCAACGTGGGCGGCCCGATCATCAAGGACAAGCTCTACTACTTCCTGGGCGTCGAGCGCTTCCACAAGAGCATCACCTCCAACCCCATCCCCACGCCCATCACCGCCGCCGCGGGCATGAGCCAGGCCGATTTCGACCGGATGTACGCCTCGCGCCTGGGCCACATCGTCACCAACAAGAGCGGCCTGACCCTGGACGACGAGTTCGGCAACCCGGGCCAGCGCATCGCCGCCCACCCGTACCCCATGGAGAACACCAACACGGTGTACTTCGCCCGGTTGGACTACAGCCTCAACGCCAACCACCGCTTCGTGCTGCGCACCAACTACCAGAACATGACCGATACGCTGACCAACACCAGCGCGGTGCCCAACAACGCCGAGTCCAACAACATCCCCACCCGCGTCCAGTCCATCAGCTGGGTGCTGGAGGCCAACGACATCTGGACCTCCGAGCTCTTCACCGAGAGCCGCATCCAGTTCGCCCGGGAAGCCCGGCCCATGACCGGCAACGCCTTCCCCGGCACCCCCTCCATCTCCATCCCCCAGAGCACCTCCTTCATGGCGTTCGGCACCAAGACGTCCACGCCCCGGGAGAGCAACGAGCTCACCACCCAGTTCTACACCTCCACCACCTGGAACCGCGGCGACTGGCAGGTCAAGGGCGGCCTCGACCTCACCAAGGTGGACGAGGACAACCAGTTCTTCCAGAACAACGCCGGCGCGTGGAACTTCGGGACCTACGGCTCCGCGGCGGACTGGGCCAACGGCGTGCTCTCCTCCACGGTCAACAACGGAAGCGTCCAGTACAACGGCGCCGTCAGCGCCTATAACGGCCGCATCCCCATGACCACCAAGTGGGCCTCCGTCTTCGGCCAGGCCCAGTACTCGGGCCTCCTGGACCACCGCCTCCTGCTCACCGCGGGTTTCCGCACCCTGAGCCAGAGCTTCTCCGACAACCCCCACCCCAACCCGAACTTCCAGGGCCTGGACCAGGGCATGGGCGGCCACACCATCGATCCCCGCTTCGCCTTCAGCTTCGACGTGGACGGCAAGGGCCGCACCGTGGTGCGCGGCGGCCTGGGCTACTTCACCAGCCCCACCCCGCTCCTCCTGCACTCCAACACCATGACCGGCAACGGCCAGATCATCACCAACTACAGCTTCACCCTCAACCGGGCCAACGCCACCAACCTGGCCCTGTTCAACAGCGGGCTGCTCAGCGCGAACAACGTCATCGGCTCCACCGCCAACATGCGCAAGCTCACGGACGCCGAACTGGCCACCCTGGCCTCGGGCACCGCGTTCACCGCCGGCTCCTCCCCCACCTCCCTGTGGGACCCCACCAACAAGCTGTCCCGCTCCCGCAAGATCAGCGTGGGCGTGGAGCATGACCTGGGCAACAACCTCACGGTCGGCCTCACCGCCAGCTACGTCAACTACTACAACCTGCAGCGCTTCGAGAACATCAATCTGACCCAGACCGGCGGCACGCCCTACAACGACGGCTACACCCCCGGCATCAACGTCTGGAGCACCGCCACCCGTCCCGGCACGGCCACCATCCGCGGCCGCGTCGTGAACTTCGGCAAGGGCAGCGTCGTGCCCGGCAACCCCGTGGGCGGCTTCAGCGACGTCTACCTGGTCAAGGCCGACGGCTACGGCTTCTACCGGGGCCTGAGCGCCTCCATCAAGAAGACCTGGGCCGAGAACCTGGGCGTGCTGGCCAACGTGACCTGGTCCAAGGCCCAGGACACCGGCTCCTTCGAGCGCGGCACCTACACCTCCTCCGGCAACTACTCCAGCGAACTGGGCGCCTCCCTCACCCCGGACCCCCAGGACGTGGGCTCCAACTTCGGCTACGGCGACAGCGACCGCCGCTGGGTGGCCAACGTCGTGGCCTACTTCCCCATCGTCCTGGGCATCGAGGGCTCCGTGCGCGGCCTGTTCAACACCGGCCTGCCCTTCACGGCCTACGACGCCCGCAACCTCAACGGCGACGGCATGATCAACAAGATCTACGCCGGGCACGTCCGCAACGACATGCGCCAGCCCAACTACACCCAGTTCGACGTGCGCCTCAGCCGCACCTTCCAGGTGTACAAGCAGCTCCGGCTCCAGGGCATCATCGACGTCTACAACCTCTTCAACAAGGCTGACTTCCAGGTGCCCACCGGCAACTACCAGGCCGTCACCTCCGCGGGCCTGCCCAGCGCGTCCTTCGGACAGCTGGCCACCGTGGACAAGAACCGCACCCGGGAAATGCAGATCGGCATCAAGGCCATCTGGTAG
- a CDS encoding MFS transporter, giving the protein MAPPEPSSPSLSISTRLGWVAFLNDCAGEVLARMLPLYLTVALGSSPALVGVVEGVAESAAVFLKGVSGWLSDRMPSRKGFVVGGYALSVAARALYLLTFTPALVGLSRVLERVGKGLRAAPRDAMIADAAAAGRSGRDFGVTRFLDTLGAMAGIALALAAGVGRGPMTAQTFRTCVWLALPLGLATVALLVVWVPRIPRATTSSRRLSWHVPREARGYLALVFLFALANSSDAFLVLRARQAGFSIREILGVFLLFNLLAASLALPVGRLSDRYGRVPFLAMGWAVYAAAYAVMGTATSPAPFAAALLGYGAFYGFTEGVEKALLADLLPAASRGTGFGALQSVLGLGALVSSPLMGLLMARAGARVAFGVEAALALAAMAGLLAWNAVQRKAPRGGLSGGR; this is encoded by the coding sequence ATGGCCCCGCCGGAACCATCCTCCCCTTCCCTTAGCATTTCCACCCGGCTGGGCTGGGTGGCCTTCCTCAACGACTGCGCGGGGGAGGTGCTGGCCCGGATGCTGCCCCTCTACCTGACGGTGGCCCTGGGCTCTTCCCCCGCCCTGGTGGGCGTGGTGGAGGGGGTGGCCGAGAGCGCGGCGGTGTTCCTGAAGGGCGTCAGCGGGTGGCTTTCGGACCGCATGCCCAGCCGCAAGGGGTTCGTGGTGGGGGGCTACGCCCTGAGCGTCGCGGCCCGGGCCCTGTACCTGCTCACCTTCACCCCGGCACTGGTGGGGCTGAGCCGGGTGCTGGAGCGGGTGGGAAAGGGCCTGCGGGCGGCCCCCCGGGACGCCATGATCGCCGACGCCGCTGCGGCCGGGCGGTCCGGACGGGATTTCGGGGTCACCCGCTTCCTGGACACCCTCGGCGCCATGGCCGGCATCGCCCTGGCCCTGGCCGCGGGGGTGGGCCGGGGACCCATGACGGCCCAGACCTTCCGCACCTGCGTGTGGCTGGCCCTGCCCCTGGGCCTGGCCACGGTGGCCCTGCTGGTGGTGTGGGTCCCCCGGATCCCCCGGGCCACCACCTCCTCCCGTCGCCTCTCCTGGCACGTGCCCCGGGAGGCCCGGGGCTACCTGGCCCTGGTCTTCCTGTTCGCCCTGGCCAATTCCAGCGACGCCTTCCTGGTGCTGCGGGCCCGGCAGGCGGGGTTCTCCATCCGGGAGATCCTCGGGGTCTTCCTGCTCTTCAACCTGCTCGCGGCCTCCCTGGCCCTGCCCGTGGGCCGGCTCTCGGACCGGTACGGCCGGGTGCCCTTCCTGGCCATGGGCTGGGCGGTGTACGCCGCCGCCTACGCGGTGATGGGCACCGCCACCTCCCCCGCGCCCTTCGCGGCGGCCCTCCTGGGCTACGGCGCGTTTTACGGCTTCACGGAGGGGGTGGAGAAGGCCCTCCTGGCGGACCTGCTTCCGGCCGCGTCCCGGGGCACGGGTTTCGGGGCGCTGCAGTCGGTGCTGGGCCTGGGGGCCCTGGTGTCCAGCCCGCTCATGGGCCTCCTCATGGCCCGGGCCGGGGCCCGGGTGGCCTTCGGGGTGGAGGCCGCCCTGGCCCTGGCGGCCATGGCGGGGCTCCTGGCGTGGAACGCCGTACAGCGGAAAGCCCCCCGCGGGGGGCTTTCCGGGGGGCGGTGA
- a CDS encoding OmpP1/FadL family transporter: MGALGLLAGLGTPLAAQTLWVPASDPVGIARGGAGVAFGQSLEAAALNPALLVTLREDASAFLAAGMELQSSQATLQANSSVQYSTDRNRFLPALGAAWKLKPNLYLGLKFDNPFMRHAELPSVYTGRFEAQGMDLTTRRAEIQLSYALTPGLSFGASLGMTHVKYSFTNSVRVEVPGNPLAPVGTANPVQGLLELNALQEGSKNLPSYALGFRWAMNPRWTIAGAYQGSITGTLPVKARLDDSHRALVGKSGFGDPNAIAVPAAQTLQGILTVTPGSGDITLPGRFTLGVRQRMTQTFTWEADLRYVLGGSLKLPGYATVTGPTGTVSGSGFPGEVHSGFGISLAGEVTFTKNLTGRLGLSSDPGLRKDPTVEPVLGGSRTAAFSAGLGWKVLKGEVNLGWQIRQSQDREVKNLDFRWGTGGVPTTTGTLTRVEGMGHLWSIGYKKAF, from the coding sequence TTGGGCGCGCTCGGGCTCCTGGCGGGCCTGGGGACGCCCCTGGCGGCCCAGACCCTCTGGGTGCCGGCTTCCGACCCCGTGGGCATCGCCCGGGGCGGAGCGGGGGTCGCCTTCGGCCAGAGCCTGGAGGCCGCGGCCCTGAACCCCGCCCTCCTGGTCACCCTGCGGGAGGACGCCAGCGCCTTCCTGGCCGCGGGCATGGAACTGCAGTCCTCCCAGGCCACCCTCCAGGCCAATTCCAGCGTGCAGTACAGCACGGACCGGAACCGGTTCCTGCCCGCCCTGGGGGCCGCCTGGAAGCTCAAGCCCAACCTCTACCTGGGGCTGAAATTTGATAATCCTTTCATGCGCCATGCCGAACTGCCCAGCGTGTACACCGGCCGGTTCGAGGCCCAGGGCATGGATCTCACCACCCGCCGCGCGGAGATCCAGCTCTCGTACGCCCTCACCCCCGGCCTCTCCTTCGGGGCCAGCCTGGGCATGACGCACGTGAAGTATTCCTTCACGAATTCCGTGCGGGTGGAGGTGCCGGGCAACCCCCTGGCCCCCGTCGGCACCGCCAACCCCGTGCAGGGCCTCCTGGAGCTCAACGCCCTGCAGGAGGGCTCCAAGAACCTCCCCAGCTACGCCCTCGGCTTCCGGTGGGCCATGAATCCCCGATGGACCATCGCCGGGGCGTACCAGGGCTCCATCACCGGGACCCTGCCCGTGAAGGCGCGCCTGGACGACAGCCACCGGGCCCTGGTGGGCAAGAGCGGCTTCGGGGACCCCAACGCCATCGCCGTGCCCGCCGCCCAGACCCTGCAGGGGATCCTCACCGTCACCCCGGGCTCCGGGGACATCACGCTTCCCGGCCGCTTCACCCTGGGCGTCCGCCAGCGCATGACCCAGACCTTCACCTGGGAGGCCGACCTGCGCTACGTCCTGGGCGGCAGCCTGAAGCTGCCCGGCTACGCCACCGTCACCGGTCCCACCGGGACGGTGAGCGGGTCGGGCTTCCCCGGGGAGGTGCACAGCGGCTTCGGCATCAGCCTCGCCGGCGAGGTGACCTTCACCAAGAACCTCACGGGCCGCCTCGGCCTCTCCTCCGACCCGGGCCTGCGCAAGGATCCCACGGTGGAGCCCGTCCTGGGCGGATCCCGCACCGCGGCCTTCTCCGCGGGCCTCGGCTGGAAGGTGCTCAAGGGCGAGGTGAACCTCGGCTGGCAGATCCGCCAGAGCCAGGACCGCGAAGTGAAGAACCTCGACTTCCGCTGGGGCACCGGCGGCGTCCCCACCACCACCGGCACCCTCACCCGGGTGGAGGGCATGGGCCACCTCTGGTCCATCGGATACAAGAAGGCCTTCTAG
- the rlmB gene encoding 23S rRNA (guanosine(2251)-2'-O)-methyltransferase RlmB — translation MRFLGPHACEEALSRGELQTLRIAPTAWERCAKLRSDAREQGVVIHREPMDSLDRRAQGQRHQGVLGEGEAIVLGTLAELAQRVREKGSSALVLALDGVTDPHNFGAILRSAAGAGVDGVVFPERRAAQVNETVVRASAGTVGRVPLIRVVNLARALEDLKEAGAWVYGLAAGPRSGDYLAEKFDRATVLVLGSEGEGLHQKIQEHCDGLLAIGMPGGIESLNVSSAAAVMLFRVLAQRGAVPR, via the coding sequence ATGCGATTCCTGGGCCCCCACGCCTGCGAGGAGGCGCTGTCCCGCGGCGAGCTCCAGACCCTGCGCATCGCCCCCACCGCCTGGGAGCGCTGCGCCAAGCTGCGTTCCGACGCGCGGGAGCAGGGCGTCGTCATCCACCGCGAACCCATGGACAGCCTGGACCGCCGGGCCCAGGGCCAGCGCCACCAGGGCGTCCTGGGCGAAGGGGAGGCCATCGTCCTGGGCACCCTGGCCGAACTGGCCCAGCGGGTGCGGGAGAAGGGCTCCTCCGCCCTGGTGCTGGCCCTGGACGGCGTCACCGACCCGCACAATTTCGGCGCCATCCTGCGCTCCGCGGCGGGAGCCGGCGTGGACGGGGTGGTCTTCCCCGAGCGCCGCGCCGCCCAGGTGAACGAGACCGTGGTGCGCGCCAGCGCGGGCACCGTGGGCCGCGTCCCCCTGATCCGGGTGGTGAACCTCGCCCGGGCCCTGGAGGACCTCAAGGAGGCCGGGGCCTGGGTCTACGGCCTGGCCGCGGGCCCTCGCAGCGGCGACTACCTGGCGGAGAAGTTCGACCGCGCCACCGTCCTGGTCCTGGGATCCGAAGGGGAGGGGCTCCACCAGAAGATCCAGGAGCACTGCGACGGCCTCCTGGCCATCGGCATGCCGGGGGGAATCGAAAGCCTGAATGTTTCAAGCGCCGCGGCCGTCATGCTTTTCCGGGTCCTGGCCCAGCGCGGAGCGGTCCCCCGGTGA
- the tuf gene encoding elongation factor Tu: MAKEKFDRSKPHVNIGTIGHVDHGKTTLTAAIATLLSVTQGGTAKSYEQIDSAPEEKARGITINTAHVEYQTPRRHYAHVDCPGHADYIKNMITGAAQMDGAILVVAATDGPMPQTREHILLARQVGVPYIVVFMNKIDIADPELSDLVEMELRELLTSYGFPGDDIPIIRGSAKLAMENATNVNAPEVKCIYELMEAVDSYIPDPARPVDKPFIMPVEDVFTITGRGTVVTGRIEAGVVKVGEEIEIIGLRDTVKKVVTGVEMFKKSLDQGQAGDNAGILLRGVERKDVERGMVLAKPGSITPHTKFTAAVYVLGKDEGGRHTPFFNKYRPQFYFRTTDVTGSIELEAGREMVMPGDNVTLTVELIVPIAMEKGLKFAIREGGRTVGSGRVDEVIH; the protein is encoded by the coding sequence GTGGCCAAAGAGAAATTCGATCGCTCAAAGCCTCACGTCAACATCGGCACCATCGGCCACGTGGACCACGGCAAGACCACGCTGACGGCCGCCATCGCGACCCTGCTGTCCGTCACGCAGGGCGGCACGGCCAAGTCCTACGAGCAGATCGACTCCGCCCCTGAAGAGAAGGCCCGCGGGATCACGATCAACACCGCCCACGTCGAGTACCAGACCCCCCGCCGGCACTACGCCCACGTGGACTGCCCCGGCCACGCGGACTACATCAAGAACATGATCACGGGCGCGGCCCAGATGGACGGCGCCATCCTGGTGGTGGCCGCCACGGACGGCCCCATGCCCCAGACCCGCGAGCACATCCTGCTTGCCCGTCAGGTCGGCGTGCCCTACATCGTCGTCTTCATGAACAAGATCGACATCGCCGATCCCGAGCTGAGCGACCTGGTGGAGATGGAGCTGCGCGAGCTGCTCACCTCCTACGGCTTCCCCGGCGACGATATCCCCATCATCCGCGGCTCGGCGAAGCTGGCCATGGAGAACGCCACCAACGTCAACGCCCCCGAAGTCAAGTGCATCTATGAGCTCATGGAAGCCGTCGACTCCTACATCCCCGATCCCGCCCGTCCCGTCGACAAGCCCTTCATCATGCCCGTCGAGGACGTGTTCACCATCACCGGCCGCGGCACCGTGGTCACCGGCCGCATCGAAGCGGGCGTCGTGAAGGTGGGCGAGGAGATCGAGATCATCGGCCTGCGCGACACCGTCAAGAAGGTCGTCACCGGCGTCGAGATGTTCAAGAAGTCCCTGGACCAGGGTCAGGCCGGCGACAACGCGGGCATCCTGCTCCGCGGCGTGGAGCGCAAGGACGTGGAGCGCGGCATGGTTCTGGCCAAGCCCGGTTCCATCACCCCCCACACCAAGTTCACCGCCGCCGTCTACGTCCTGGGCAAGGACGAGGGTGGCCGCCACACCCCCTTCTTCAACAAGTATCGCCCCCAGTTCTACTTCCGCACCACGGACGTGACGGGTTCCATCGAGCTGGAAGCGGGCCGCGAAATGGTCATGCCCGGTGACAACGTCACCCTGACCGTCGAGCTGATCGTTCCCATCGCCATGGAAAAGGGCCTCAAGTTCGCCATCCGTGAAGGCGGCCGCACCGTCGGCTCCGGCCGGGTCGACGAAGTCATCCACTAA
- the rpmG gene encoding 50S ribosomal protein L33 — translation MRDIVQLLCTECKRKNYTTTKNKRTTTGKLEFKKHCRSCGGHKLHREGK, via the coding sequence ATGCGTGACATCGTTCAGCTCCTCTGCACCGAGTGCAAGCGCAAGAACTACACCACCACCAAGAACAAGCGCACCACCACGGGCAAGCTCGAGTTCAAGAAGCACTGCCGTTCCTGCGGGGGCCACAAGCTCCACCGGGAAGGCAAGTAG
- the secE gene encoding preprotein translocase subunit SecE has translation MISAIKHQAKELLAELKRVDWPGKPKVLSAAYSVVFVSAFVGLFLWACDKAISWGMAFILPHH, from the coding sequence TTGATTTCAGCCATCAAGCATCAAGCCAAGGAGCTTCTCGCGGAGCTCAAGCGCGTTGATTGGCCCGGAAAGCCGAAAGTGCTGAGCGCCGCCTATTCGGTGGTGTTCGTCTCGGCCTTCGTGGGCCTGTTCCTGTGGGCGTGCGACAAGGCCATCTCCTGGGGGATGGCGTTCATCCTCCCTCACCACTAG
- the nusG gene encoding transcription termination/antitermination protein NusG: protein MAWFIIHTYSGYEAKVMESLRQRIKMEERDEHFGDIQIPEETYEEMKVDAKSGRKERVLKKRKSFPGYLLVQIAVTKKGANYEMEDADWHLVRNTPKVTSFVGANKKRPTPLTDDEVRQIMNHTEETQEKPKPKYHFEKGEKVRIIDGPFANFEGDVEEIHEERSTIKVMVTVFGRSTPVELDFIQVEKR from the coding sequence ATGGCCTGGTTCATCATCCACACCTACTCCGGCTACGAGGCCAAGGTGATGGAGAGTCTCCGCCAGCGCATCAAGATGGAAGAACGGGATGAGCACTTCGGCGACATCCAGATCCCCGAGGAGACCTACGAGGAGATGAAGGTCGACGCCAAGTCGGGGCGGAAGGAGCGGGTGCTGAAAAAGCGCAAGTCCTTCCCCGGCTACCTGCTGGTTCAGATCGCGGTCACCAAGAAGGGTGCGAACTACGAGATGGAGGATGCCGATTGGCACCTCGTCCGCAACACCCCCAAGGTCACCAGCTTCGTGGGCGCCAACAAGAAGCGCCCCACGCCCCTCACGGACGACGAGGTGCGGCAGATCATGAACCACACCGAGGAGACCCAGGAGAAGCCCAAACCCAAATACCACTTTGAAAAGGGCGAAAAGGTCCGTATCATAGACGGCCCGTTCGCCAACTTCGAAGGGGATGTGGAGGAAATCCACGAAGAGCGCTCCACCATCAAGGTGATGGTGACGGTGTTCGGTCGCAGCACCCCCGTGGAGCTCGACTTCATCCAGGTGGAGAAGCGCTAG
- the rplK gene encoding 50S ribosomal protein L11, which yields MAKKVTGYIKLQLPAGEATPAPPVGPALGQHGVNIMEFVKQFNAKSVTQVEKGTILPVVITVYGDRSFSFILKTPPAAVLIKKKLGLEKGSAVPNKTKVGKITQAQLEEIAKIKMPDLNAGSLEAAMRSIAGSARSMGVEVIK from the coding sequence ATGGCCAAGAAGGTAACCGGATACATCAAGCTGCAGCTTCCCGCCGGCGAAGCCACCCCGGCGCCCCCCGTGGGTCCCGCCCTGGGCCAGCACGGCGTGAACATCATGGAGTTCGTGAAGCAGTTCAACGCCAAGTCCGTCACCCAGGTGGAGAAGGGCACGATCCTGCCCGTCGTCATCACCGTCTACGGCGACCGCAGCTTCAGCTTCATCCTCAAGACCCCCCCCGCCGCCGTGCTCATCAAGAAGAAGCTCGGCCTGGAAAAGGGCAGCGCCGTCCCCAACAAGACCAAGGTGGGCAAGATCACCCAGGCCCAGCTGGAGGAGATCGCCAAGATCAAGATGCCCGATCTCAACGCCGGCAGCCTCGAGGCCGCCATGCGCTCCATCGCGGGCTCCGCGCGCTCCATGGGCGTGGAAGTCATCAAGTAG
- the rplA gene encoding 50S ribosomal protein L1, whose translation MAKPGKKYQAAASKIEDRPYDLSEALGVITNLAFAKFDETVEVHMRLGVDPRHADQMVRGTIVLPHGTGKAMRVAVIATGEKIKDAEAAGADIVGGDDLVERIAGGFLEFDALVATPDMMKGVGRLGKVLGPRGLMPNPKTGTVTFDVAKAVKEIKAGKVEYRVDKTGIIHAGVGKISFGVEKLIENAKALIDAVHKAKPSAAKGKYVKAIHMASTMGPSVSVSHVVEK comes from the coding sequence ATGGCAAAACCTGGAAAGAAGTACCAGGCCGCCGCCTCCAAGATCGAAGATCGCCCCTACGACCTCAGCGAGGCCCTTGGCGTGATCACGAACCTGGCGTTCGCCAAGTTCGATGAGACCGTGGAAGTGCACATGAGGCTCGGCGTCGACCCCCGGCACGCGGACCAGATGGTCCGTGGCACCATTGTCCTGCCCCACGGCACGGGCAAGGCCATGCGGGTAGCCGTCATCGCCACGGGCGAAAAGATCAAGGACGCGGAGGCCGCCGGTGCGGATATCGTGGGCGGGGACGATCTCGTGGAGCGCATCGCGGGTGGTTTCCTGGAATTCGACGCCCTCGTCGCCACGCCGGACATGATGAAGGGCGTCGGCCGTCTCGGAAAGGTGCTGGGCCCCCGCGGCCTCATGCCCAACCCCAAGACGGGCACCGTGACCTTCGACGTGGCCAAGGCCGTCAAGGAGATCAAGGCCGGCAAGGTCGAGTATCGCGTTGACAAGACCGGCATCATCCATGCCGGCGTCGGCAAGATCTCGTTCGGAGTCGAAAAGCTCATCGAGAATGCCAAGGCCCTCATCGACGCCGTCCACAAGGCCAAGCCGTCCGCCGCTAAGGGCAAGTATGTGAAGGCCATCCACATGGCTTCCACGATGGGCCCCAGCGTCTCCGTCAGCCACGTTGTGGAAAAGTAG
- the rplJ gene encoding 50S ribosomal protein L10, producing the protein MEREQKRTEVAQLKGTFTTAKSAVVLGFKGLTVVKDTSFRKSIRESHAQYRVSKNTLLKLAVKESQFESLSEHFKGATAVATTENDVVALAKAVNNFLKDNPAANLKGAILDGKAVSMAEFKQIAELPSRDVLIGKLLYLMMYPISGIAVALEAIRKQKEDVAPAAE; encoded by the coding sequence ATGGAACGCGAACAGAAACGCACCGAAGTGGCCCAGCTCAAGGGGACGTTCACCACGGCCAAGTCCGCGGTCGTCCTCGGGTTCAAGGGCCTTACCGTCGTCAAGGACACCTCCTTCCGGAAGTCCATCCGGGAGAGCCACGCCCAGTACCGGGTTTCCAAGAACACGCTGCTCAAGCTGGCGGTGAAGGAATCCCAGTTCGAAAGCCTGTCCGAGCACTTCAAGGGCGCCACCGCCGTCGCCACCACGGAAAACGACGTGGTCGCCCTGGCCAAGGCCGTCAACAACTTCCTCAAGGACAATCCGGCCGCCAACCTCAAGGGCGCCATCCTTGACGGAAAGGCCGTCAGCATGGCGGAGTTCAAGCAGATCGCCGAACTCCCCTCCCGCGACGTCCTCATCGGCAAGCTGCTCTACCTCATGATGTACCCCATCTCCGGCATCGCAGTGGCTCTGGAGGCGATCCGCAAGCAGAAGGAAGACGTGGCCCCCGCCGCCGAATAG
- the rplL gene encoding 50S ribosomal protein L7/L12, translated as MALTADMLIKEIETMTVLDLANLVKALEERFGVSAAAVAAPAAGGGAAAAAPAEEQTEFNVELVEAGAQKLNVIKAVREIVAGLGLKEAKDMVDGAPKVVKEGVSKDEAAKIKEKLEAAGAKVAIK; from the coding sequence ATGGCTCTCACCGCTGATATGTTGATCAAGGAAATCGAAACCATGACCGTCCTCGACCTGGCCAACCTGGTCAAGGCCCTCGAGGAGCGCTTCGGCGTTTCCGCCGCCGCTGTCGCGGCCCCCGCCGCCGGCGGCGGTGCCGCCGCGGCCGCTCCCGCCGAGGAGCAGACCGAGTTCAACGTCGAACTCGTCGAGGCTGGCGCCCAGAAGCTGAACGTCATCAAGGCGGTCCGCGAAATCGTGGCCGGCCTGGGCCTCAAGGAAGCCAAGGACATGGTCGACGGCGCCCCCAAGGTCGTCAAGGAAGGCGTGTCCAAGGACGAAGCCGCCAAGATCAAGGAAAAGCTCGAAGCCGCCGGCGCCAAGGTCGCGATCAAGTAA